Within the Neosynechococcus sphagnicola sy1 genome, the region ATCAGAGCGGCCCCAAATTCTTGCCCTGAATAAGATTGATGCCTTGGGGGCAGATCCCACAGCATTAGGGGACATCGCCGCCCAACTCCAAGACGTTGCCCAACTCCCGGTGTTTTTGATTTCTGCTGCCACTCGCAGGGGGCTGGATCCCCTGCTCCAGGAGGTCTGGCGATCGCTGGAACAGCTAGAGGCGGATCGGGCAGCAGAACTTTTGCTCACCGCCCCTGCAGCTCTCAGTCCCCTCATCGGTCACAGTCAAGCCATTTAATCCCGCAGCTGATTCGGGTCATCTGGGGGGGAGGCGATTTCAGGGGCTACCAATGGCGGCGGTGAGTTTCCCCAGTCGGAGGATGCCGGGTAGTAAGAGGGTTCCGGGTAGGTAGATCGCTGTTCAACAACTGATTGGGAGGCTGCTGGGAGGCGATCGCGCCGTTGCCCAGGGGTGGAAGGCTTACGGGTAAAGTTTTTCCAGGCTGCCCGCACCCCTACCAGCACACTCCGGGTGTTTACCTGCACCCGCTGTGCCTGCTTTTTAGCCCCCAGTAAACTTTGATCCACTTGTTTGACAACCTCACCCGCACTCTTAACCCCCTCACTGATATCGTCCGTTAAGTCACTAATTTCTAGACCCGTCAGCCGGATGGCTTCTAGGGTGGGTGGCAACTCCCTGGCCAAGGTATCAAACAACTTTTCCGCACTGCGGGCTGCCCGTGCCAGTTCTTGCAGCGTTGGCAGTGCCGCAACCAACACCGCGCTAAGACTGGCCGCAACCAGCAAAATAGACAATCCGAGCCAGAAGAGGGGATCCATCACAGCCTTATAGGGTTCCTAGGGTTCATAACCACGATTGGGATGGGATCGAAGTGTTTCCTCCGGATCAGAGGGGGGATTACTGGATGGATCGGAATTGGCGGTTTCGGGGGGGTAGGGGTAGAGATTATTCAGCACCGGGCGAGTCGTCTCCCCCTCCTTCCCCGTGAGCAGACGTTCCCGTTGGCTGGCCTCGATTCCGGCGGCGATCGCCTCTCGCAATCGATTCAGAGTGTCATCCCAGTTGCGCAGGGCTGATTCTGACAGCCGTCCTGCCTGGAACTGCACACTGGTTGTCAAATCTTCTGCCAATTCCGGGAGCGCATCCGCAGACTTTTTCAGTAACCGCCGCGTCTCGCGTCCTGATCGGGGGGCAATCAACAGACCTGCTACAGTACCAACGGCAGCACCCAGTAGCAAGCCGCCAATAAAGAATCCAGAGCGGTTATTTGACATCTTTGTGGCTTTGATCTGAGGACAACTCCCCTCCACAATAATCTACTTCCGGCTTATCCAGAAGTCTTGAGAGCTGCTTGTAGAGAATTTTCACCCATTCCCCAAACAGGGGCTGAGGGATGCTCAGGGGGCTCAGCGACCGCACCCGCGATGGTTATGGGCAGCCGGGGTTCCTCTTTTCCTAGACCCCTCTGCGAATATGACGGCGCCGGGAGGGGGGAGTAGGGCGAAGCAGACGGGTGGGTGGCCCTTGGAGGGAGCGCAGTTGGCGATAGAACCACTGCCCGAGACTGAGGATGGCTAAGAGCTGTTGCGCTTGTTGCAGTTGAGGTTGGAGTTTCTGGTACTGCCGCCGCAGATGGCGCGTCCCAATTTGACCCTGGGCGATCGCGGCGGGAGCTGCGTGCAGGAGAGCATAGGTATCCCGCTCAATCGTGTGTAAGCTCGCGGTCACCTGCGCCAAGGTACGCCGGAGATGCCAGACCTGCCAGGTCGCATAGAGGCAGGCAAGGGCAATGGAGAAGTTAAAAATCAGTACAATTGCCAACATCAGAGGTCAGTACCTTCCGCAAAGGTCAGAACAATCGTAGCCAAGGCAGCTTTCACCATCAAGCTGCACCCCAAGTTTCCCTCATCCTAGTTGGGGAATCAGTTGCAGGGTTCCGAGACCCAATTCCTTGGATGAGAGGAGCCGCACCTCAAAAAGAGCCACCATATCTCGAAGTTGGGGCTTACCCCGGGAAACTCCAGTAATCCCCTTGGCAATTACCAAACCACAGAATCCCTGGGTTTGTTTGCAGCGACGATCCCATTTTTTCCGGGCTTCGGTGTGGACGGGATCGTCCTCGACAAATTCACCAAATAAATGCAGGTCACCACTTTCGGTTTGAAGAATCCCCAGATCGTAGCGATTTCCCTCAAAGGGGTCTTCCCCAGGATTAAAACAGATCGCCTTCAGTCCCCCAGCTTTTTGCAATTCGGCAATCAAGTTCTTGGCTTTCGGGCGAGAGGTTTGAATCAGAATCACCGGAAATCCATCCCCCTCCTCTGGAAAGGATCGCGGAGCTGCCTGATGTACATCCGTTGTCTCCCGGAGCATACTTAAGCTCTCCCAGGGCATGGCACCTATACTAAAGAAGGCATCATGGGGTACCAGATCATCCCGCAGTAAGGGCTGGATGTCTTCTCCCTCATCATCTGTCTGATCCATCATCTCTAGGAGTTTGGCGGTCAGATCCGGTAAGGTTCCCACCTTGACCGCAATGGCAGTAGCTCCCTGATCTTCTGGATTGGGAATCCGATAGCGACTACTCAGCGCTGGAACTAGGTCATCATCGGCTGAAAACTTCCGACGATGTTGATGCAAAAAGCGATGTAATGCTTCCAGGCAGACCAACAGGGCGATCGCCTCTTCTTCATAAATAAATGGGCGCATGCCCTCAAGGGGATGCAAATTGCCAAAGGCAGGCTCAATTTCCGCCACAGGTAACCCTGCCAGATCCACCTCTTCGCCATCTAGATCTTCATCGGCAGAGTCAAAGGTGAGGAAGAGACAGTCCTGAGCTAGAAACGCTTCTTCCAGGGTCTCGGGAGACCCCTCCTCCTGTAACACACTGGCTCGGAAGCGCTCTAGGGAGTCTTGGGAGCGGTAGAACAACAACCCATACTCCATACCCAGCATTCCCATAACCGAGACGTAGAGGGTTTCGAGATCCCCGTGATTCAGTTCAACCGCTAAAATTTGATGATCGGCGAGTAAATTCCAGGGGGCATCCTGCCAGATCTGGAAGGCGATCTGGGTCAGTGCCTCGGTATAGGCCGGGGGAGTTTTAGGAGGCCGAGAATTCACAACATCTTGAAAACTACGAAAAATTTCGTCGATCAAGGGGAGGTGGGGAACACAATCAACCACAATGTCTAGGTCTTGCAAGACCCCGCGCAGAAAAAACTGTAGCTGGCGATCGCGCACCACGATCTTCTGAGGGCGGCACGGTTTCCCAGGGCCTTGGGGATGTTCCATGGCTCGCAGCAAAGTACGAACCACCGCCTCTGACCCCGTTTCTGGAGGCACCATTTCCATCGCTCGTACCACCCCCTCAGAACCATCGGCCCAGAGAATACAGTCAGCCTCTGTTTTCACCGCAGTAGCATGGGACTCGGTCAGCTCACCCAACGCAGCTAAATTAGCCGATAAGGGTCGACGATCTCCCT harbors:
- a CDS encoding DUF6930 domain-containing protein encodes the protein MTALNRTTRRRLQSLRQIPSVWEGDRRPLSANLAALGELTESHATAVKTEADCILWADGSEGVVRAMEMVPPETGSEAVVRTLLRAMEHPQGPGKPCRPQKIVVRDRQLQFFLRGVLQDLDIVVDCVPHLPLIDEIFRSFQDVVNSRPPKTPPAYTEALTQIAFQIWQDAPWNLLADHQILAVELNHGDLETLYVSVMGMLGMEYGLLFYRSQDSLERFRASVLQEEGSPETLEEAFLAQDCLFLTFDSADEDLDGEEVDLAGLPVAEIEPAFGNLHPLEGMRPFIYEEEAIALLVCLEALHRFLHQHRRKFSADDDLVPALSSRYRIPNPEDQGATAIAVKVGTLPDLTAKLLEMMDQTDDEGEDIQPLLRDDLVPHDAFFSIGAMPWESLSMLRETTDVHQAAPRSFPEEGDGFPVILIQTSRPKAKNLIAELQKAGGLKAICFNPGEDPFEGNRYDLGILQTESGDLHLFGEFVEDDPVHTEARKKWDRRCKQTQGFCGLVIAKGITGVSRGKPQLRDMVALFEVRLLSSKELGLGTLQLIPQLG
- a CDS encoding YtxH domain-containing protein — its product is MSNNRSGFFIGGLLLGAAVGTVAGLLIAPRSGRETRRLLKKSADALPELAEDLTTSVQFQAGRLSESALRNWDDTLNRLREAIAAGIEASQRERLLTGKEGETTRPVLNNLYPYPPETANSDPSSNPPSDPEETLRSHPNRGYEP